Within Thermococcus celer Vu 13 = JCM 8558, the genomic segment AGGACCTGAGCATCTCGACGTACTCGAGCTCCTCAGGAATGGGCCTCCTCCTCGCCCTCTCCATCTCGCGCTGGCGTAGGTAAGCGTAAAGCTCAGCCATCCAGATCATCTCTCTCACCCCCTTTTAGACTCCCTCGATTTACAGTAACCTTTTTCGAGTTTAAAAAGGTTGTCAGACCTCTAAATTACTTTAATGGACCTTCAAGAGCAACAGTATCTTAAAAAAGCAACGTGGAGCGACTTCTGCGTTTAATGTACAAATATGAACTACCAAAGGGGTTTTGAGAGGTTTGATTATTTTAAATGAATACATTTTAGGGGCCCCTTTTGACCCAACCGTTTATAAACTTTGGGGACTTCATCCTTACGGTGGGAGAAAATGGCCCTGGAAAAGCTCGGGAAGGCACTCAACAGCGCCCTCAAGAAGCTCGCCCGTTCGAGCACCGTTGATGAGGCCACCATCAAGGAGGTCGTGCGAGACATCCAGAGGGCCCTCATTCAGGCGGACGTCAACGTCAGGCTCGTCCTTCAGCTGACCAAAACGATAGAGAAGCGAGCGCTGGAGGAGAAGGCCCCGGCTGGGGCATCGAAGAAAGAACACATAATCCAGATAGTTTATGAAGAACTCACGAAGTTCCTCGGGAAGGAGGCCAGACCCCTCGAGATAAGGGAGAAGCCGACCGTTCTTCTGACCGTTGGTATCCAGGGCTCTGGTAAGACCACGAGCGTGGCCAAGCTGGCGAGACACCTCCAGAAGCGCGGTTATAAGGTCGGCCTCGTCTGTTCTGACACCTGGCGTCCGGGCGCTTACTACCAGCTCAAACAGCTCGTCGAGCCCTTCGGGATAGAGGTCTTCGGCGATCCCAACGAAAAGGACGCCGTGAGGCTCGCCCGGGAGGGCGTTGAGTACTTCAAGAATAAAGGTGTGGACGTCATAATAGTGGATTCCGCGGGAAGGCACAAGGACGAGAGCGGTCTAATAGAGGAGATGAAGCAGATAAGCGAGGCGATAAAGCCCCACGAGGTCATTCTCGTCATCGACGGAACCATCGGACAGCAGGCCTACAACCAGGCCCTGGCGTTTAAGGAGGCAACCCCCATAGGCTCGATAATAGTCACT encodes:
- a CDS encoding signal recognition particle protein Srp54, yielding MALEKLGKALNSALKKLARSSTVDEATIKEVVRDIQRALIQADVNVRLVLQLTKTIEKRALEEKAPAGASKKEHIIQIVYEELTKFLGKEARPLEIREKPTVLLTVGIQGSGKTTSVAKLARHLQKRGYKVGLVCSDTWRPGAYYQLKQLVEPFGIEVFGDPNEKDAVRLAREGVEYFKNKGVDVIIVDSAGRHKDESGLIEEMKQISEAIKPHEVILVIDGTIGQQAYNQALAFKEATPIGSIIVTKLDGSAKGGGALSAVAATGAPIKFIGVGERIDDLEPFDPKRFVSRLLGMGDIEGLLQKLEELQKEREFKEEDVEKFLKGKFNLKDMYAQLEAMGKMGPLKQILQMIPGLGYSLPEDAVKVGEEKLNRYRVIMDSMTEEELEHPEIINYSRIKRIARGSGTSVKEVRELLNQYNQMKKMFKGMDKRKLSKMAKKFNFGGLGI